A genomic segment from Cinclus cinclus chromosome 11, bCinCin1.1, whole genome shotgun sequence encodes:
- the MVD gene encoding diphosphomevalonate decarboxylase, with protein MAVERGLVMATCTAPVNIAVIKYWGKRDTDLILPINSSLSVTLHQDQLKTTTTAAASRDFTEDRLWLNGKEADVGHPRVQACLREVRRLARKRRGGGEDTAALSLSYKIHIASENNFPTAAGLASSAAGYACLVSALARLYGLEEELSEVARRGSGSACRSMFGGFVQWQRGERPDGTDSLALQVAPETHWPELRVLVLVVSGEKKPVGSTVGMQTSVETSPLLKHRAEVVVPKRLAQMMQHIQERDFEGFGQLAMRDSNQFHATCLDTFPPIFYLTDLSRQIIALAHRYNAHHGHTKVAYTFDAGPNAVIFALADTVAEFVEVVRRSFPPATNGDQFVRGLPVGSATLSQELVAAVVTEPVPGAVQYILHTKPGPGPQLVDDPSQHLLGADGLPRSRA; from the exons ATGGCGGTGGAGCGCGGACTGGTCATGGCCACCTGCACGGCCCCCGTGAACATCGCCGTCATCAAATACT GGGGCAAGCGTGACACCGACCTCATCCTGCCCATCAACTCCTCCCTGAGCGTGACGCTGCACCAGGACCAG CTCAAGACCACCACGACAGCGGCCGCCAGCCGGGATTTCACCGAGGACCGGCTGTGGCTCAACGGGAAGGAGGCGGACGTGGGGCACCCACGGGTCCAGGCCTGTCTGCGCGAGG TGCGACGCCTGGCCCGGAAGCGCCGCGGGGGCGGGGAGGACACGGCTGCGCTCAGCCTTTCCTACAAAATCCACATCGCCTCTGAGAACAACTTCCCCACGGCCGCCGGGCTCGCCTCGTCCGCCGCCGGCTATGCCTGCCTGG TGTCGGCGCTGGCCCGGCTGTATgggctggaggaggagctgTCCGAGGTGGCCCGGCGGGGCTCGGGCAGTGCCTGTCGCAGCATGTTCGGGGGCTTCGTGCAGTGGCAGCGTGGGGAGCGCCCCGATGGCACCGATAGTCTGGCCCTCCAGGTGGCCCCCGAGACTCACTGGCCGGAGCTCCGTGTCCTTGTCCTGGTG GTGAGTGGGGAGAAGAAGCCGGTGGGCAGCACGGTGGGGATGCAGACCAGTGTGGAGACCAGTCCCCTGCTGAAG caccGGGCAGAGGTGGTGGTCCCCAAGCGCCTGGCCCAGATGATGCAGCACATCCAGGAGCGGGACTTTGAGGGTTTTGGCCAGCTGGCCATGAGGGACAGCAACCAGTTCCACGCCACCTGCCTCGACACCTTCCCGCCCATCTTCTACCTCACGGACCTGTCACGCCAAATCATCGCGCTGGCACATCGCTACAACGCCCACCACGGCCACACCAAG GTCGCCTACACCTTCGACGCCGGCCCCAACGCCGTCATCTTCGCGCTGGCCGACACCGTGGCTGAGTTTGTGGAGGTGGTGAGGCGCAGCTTCCCCCCTGCCACCAATGGGGACCA GTTTGTCCGGGGGCTGCCCGTGGGCTCGGCCACGCTGTCACAGGAGCTGGTGGCTGCCGTGGTCACTgagcctgtgccaggggctgtccAGTACATCCTGCACACCAAG cctggccctggtCCCCAGCTCGTGGATGACCCCAGCCAGCACCTCCTGGGAGCGGATGGGCTGCCCCGGAGCCGTGCCTGA
- the LOC134048256 gene encoding cytochrome b-245 light chain isoform X2, with amino-acid sequence MGQIEWAMWANEQALAAGLILLTGGIVAVAGQFKGWYFAAYSIAAGVLVCLLEYPRSKRKKGSTMERCGQKYLTAVVKLFGPLTRNYYIRAILHAALAVPAGFLLSTILGTVCLGIASGIYLLFEVRSGDPLSRSPRSGHKWGAPSSSPPATPHPGLPPTPARSSQRWGGR; translated from the exons ATGGGGCAGATCGAGTGGGCCATGTGGGCGAACGAGCAGGCGCTCGCCGCCGGGCTCA TTCTGCTGACGGGCGGGATCGTGGCCGTGGCGGGGCAGTTCAAGGGCTGGTACTTCGCAGCGTATTCCAT CGCTGCAGGTGTCCTGGTCTGCCTGCTCGAGTATCCCAGGAGCAAGCGGAAAAAGGGCTCCACCATGGAGAGGTG TGGCCAGAAGTACCTGACAGCCGTGGTGAAGCTGTTTGGGCCCCTCACCAGGAATTACTACATCCGAGCCATCCTTCACGCCGC cctggctgtccctgctggtTTCCTCCTCTCCACCATCCTGGGCACCGTCTGCCTGGGCATTGCCAGTGGCATCTACCTGCTG ttcgAGGTGAGGAGTGGAGACCCATTGAGCAGAAGCCCCAGGAGCGGCCACAAGTGGGGGGCACCATCAAGCAGCCCCCCAGCAACCCCCCACCCCGGCCTCCCCCCGACGCCCGCAAGAAGCAGCCAGAGGTGGGGGGGCAGGTGA
- the LOC134048256 gene encoding cytochrome b-245 light chain isoform X1: MGQIEWAMWANEQALAAGLILLTGGIVAVAGQFKGWYFAAYSIAAGVLVCLLEYPRSKRKKGSTMERCGQKYLTAVVKLFGPLTRNYYIRAILHAALAVPAGFLLSTILGTVCLGIASGIYLLAAVRGEEWRPIEQKPQERPQVGGTIKQPPSNPPPRPPPDARKKQPEVGGQVNPIPVEVE, translated from the exons ATGGGGCAGATCGAGTGGGCCATGTGGGCGAACGAGCAGGCGCTCGCCGCCGGGCTCA TTCTGCTGACGGGCGGGATCGTGGCCGTGGCGGGGCAGTTCAAGGGCTGGTACTTCGCAGCGTATTCCAT CGCTGCAGGTGTCCTGGTCTGCCTGCTCGAGTATCCCAGGAGCAAGCGGAAAAAGGGCTCCACCATGGAGAGGTG TGGCCAGAAGTACCTGACAGCCGTGGTGAAGCTGTTTGGGCCCCTCACCAGGAATTACTACATCCGAGCCATCCTTCACGCCGC cctggctgtccctgctggtTTCCTCCTCTCCACCATCCTGGGCACCGTCTGCCTGGGCATTGCCAGTGGCATCTACCTGCTG gctgcagttcgAGGTGAGGAGTGGAGACCCATTGAGCAGAAGCCCCAGGAGCGGCCACAAGTGGGGGGCACCATCAAGCAGCCCCCCAGCAACCCCCCACCCCGGCCTCCCCCCGACGCCCGCAAGAAGCAGCCAGAGGTGGGGGGGCAGGTGAACCCCATCCCTGTGGAAGTGGAATAA